The following coding sequences lie in one Deltaproteobacteria bacterium genomic window:
- the cphA gene encoding cyanophycin synthetase, whose protein sequence is MLVLERRSYVGPNLYANFPVIRFTVDLGPLEKNPSAVIPGFVDALVEAVPGLHEHGCSYGEPGGFIRRLREDEGTWMGHIFEHVAIALQNRAGCKSVSFGKTRSADAPGVYHVVYQYEEEWVGKAAGELSLDLLHHLLPDELCPGVEQDADFDFEGKMEDLIRAAERRALGPSTGSLVRAAEERDIPWLRLNDYSLVQFGHGQMQQRIQATITSETRHIAVEIASDKEMTNQVLGDVGLPVPKQYSVYREESALRAAKRLGYPLVVKPYNANHGRGVSIGLTTDEQVIKAFNQAREHSRCVLLETYISGFDHRMLVVNNELVAVSKRVPGHVVGDGERTIAQLVDQVNEDPRRGIGHEKVLTRLELDSQAERLLKKGGHTAETVLPAGTIFYIRSTGNLSTGGTAIDVTDIVHPDNREMAVRAAATVGLDVCGVDFLTPDISRSYKEIGGGICELNAAPGFRMHVAPSEGQPRDVAGAVIDMLFPQNAPSRIPIASITGTNGKTTTTRMLAHIHKMAGEQVGMTTTDGIYIDGQLSVEGDMTGPVSSQMVLRDPTVTVAILETARGGLLKKGLGYRRPNVACCLNVQSDHLGLRGIDTLDQLAEVKRIPIEVASDTVVLNADDPRCLRMAVKAVAENVCYVTLNPEHALVREHIRAGGHAVALEKGINGEMISIFANGSHIPLLWTHLIPATLEGQAMHNVQNAMFAAGMAYAMGVKLDDIRQGLRTFDTTYFQAPGRMNVFDQNGFKVILDYGHNPAAVEAMCTLVDRLVESDALGTNGKRICVLSAPGDRRDEDIAETAKVAAGRFDRYICKRDDHPRGRAEDEVPRMLKESLMAAGVEESQIELIISEEEAVDTALEKCQQGDLLLIFADHISRTWKQIVQRGEGQVEKPEAVPAATPGMQVEENYPEFEPPAGQKVVRDGRGVLLAVDEEAD, encoded by the coding sequence ATGTTGGTTCTTGAAAGACGTAGTTACGTTGGACCTAATCTTTACGCGAACTTTCCAGTCATCCGTTTTACGGTTGATTTGGGACCATTGGAGAAAAATCCTTCGGCCGTTATTCCGGGCTTTGTGGATGCGCTTGTCGAGGCTGTTCCTGGTCTTCATGAACATGGCTGCTCTTATGGTGAACCGGGTGGATTCATTCGTCGTCTTCGCGAAGACGAAGGCACTTGGATGGGACACATCTTTGAGCACGTAGCGATTGCGTTGCAAAACCGCGCGGGCTGTAAATCTGTTTCGTTTGGGAAAACCCGTTCAGCGGATGCACCCGGTGTTTATCACGTTGTTTACCAGTACGAAGAAGAGTGGGTGGGTAAAGCGGCCGGTGAGCTCTCTTTAGATTTGCTTCACCACTTGTTGCCAGACGAATTGTGCCCAGGTGTCGAACAAGACGCCGACTTCGATTTCGAAGGTAAAATGGAAGACCTGATTCGGGCCGCTGAGCGTCGCGCATTGGGACCATCAACTGGCTCACTCGTTCGTGCAGCCGAAGAACGCGATATTCCATGGCTTCGCCTCAATGACTACAGCTTGGTGCAGTTTGGCCATGGTCAAATGCAGCAGCGTATTCAAGCGACCATCACCAGCGAAACTCGGCACATCGCAGTTGAAATCGCTTCTGATAAAGAAATGACCAATCAAGTGCTGGGTGATGTCGGACTACCGGTTCCGAAGCAGTACTCAGTTTATCGTGAAGAAAGTGCACTGCGTGCTGCGAAGCGCTTGGGTTATCCTTTGGTGGTCAAGCCCTACAACGCCAATCATGGCCGCGGCGTAAGCATCGGACTTACAACTGACGAGCAGGTCATTAAGGCGTTTAACCAGGCCCGTGAACACAGCCGCTGCGTATTGTTGGAAACCTATATCTCAGGTTTTGACCACAGAATGCTCGTGGTAAACAATGAATTGGTCGCTGTTTCTAAGCGGGTACCAGGGCATGTGGTTGGAGATGGTGAGCGTACGATTGCTCAACTCGTCGACCAAGTGAACGAAGACCCACGACGTGGTATTGGCCATGAAAAAGTTCTCACACGCCTTGAACTCGATTCCCAAGCAGAGCGCTTGCTTAAGAAGGGCGGGCACACGGCTGAAACCGTGCTGCCGGCTGGAACTATTTTCTACATCCGTTCTACCGGTAACCTCTCTACAGGTGGCACGGCGATTGACGTGACAGATATTGTTCACCCCGACAACCGCGAAATGGCAGTTCGTGCTGCAGCCACCGTGGGCCTTGATGTTTGTGGGGTAGACTTCCTCACACCGGATATCAGCCGTTCATACAAGGAAATTGGCGGAGGTATTTGTGAACTCAATGCTGCACCTGGTTTTCGTATGCATGTGGCGCCGAGTGAAGGTCAGCCTCGCGATGTTGCCGGTGCGGTTATTGATATGCTCTTCCCGCAAAATGCTCCTTCGCGGATTCCAATTGCGTCCATTACGGGTACAAACGGCAAAACCACCACCACCCGAATGCTTGCTCACATCCACAAGATGGCAGGAGAGCAGGTTGGTATGACAACCACCGATGGTATCTACATCGACGGCCAACTTAGTGTCGAAGGTGATATGACCGGGCCAGTTTCATCGCAGATGGTTCTTCGAGACCCAACCGTAACTGTAGCAATCTTGGAAACAGCCCGTGGGGGACTTCTCAAAAAGGGACTTGGTTACCGACGTCCCAATGTGGCGTGTTGCCTAAACGTGCAGTCTGACCACTTGGGCCTTCGAGGTATCGACACCTTGGACCAGCTTGCGGAAGTTAAGCGTATTCCTATTGAGGTGGCTTCAGACACGGTTGTGCTAAACGCCGACGACCCACGTTGTTTACGAATGGCCGTGAAGGCTGTCGCTGAGAACGTATGCTATGTGACCCTCAACCCAGAACATGCTTTGGTCCGCGAACACATTCGTGCGGGCGGTCATGCGGTTGCTCTCGAGAAGGGTATCAATGGCGAGATGATCAGTATCTTCGCCAATGGCTCCCATATTCCATTACTCTGGACGCATTTGATTCCGGCCACCCTCGAGGGTCAGGCAATGCACAACGTTCAGAACGCAATGTTTGCCGCGGGTATGGCTTACGCCATGGGTGTGAAGCTTGATGACATTCGTCAGGGTCTGCGCACATTTGATACCACTTACTTTCAAGCGCCAGGTCGCATGAACGTGTTTGACCAGAATGGCTTTAAAGTTATTTTGGATTACGGGCACAACCCGGCGGCTGTTGAAGCCATGTGTACTTTGGTCGACAGACTTGTTGAGTCGGATGCATTGGGTACGAATGGTAAGCGCATTTGTGTGCTTTCCGCTCCAGGTGACCGCCGTGACGAGGACATTGCTGAAACGGCTAAGGTCGCTGCGGGTCGCTTTGACCGCTACATCTGTAAGCGTGACGACCATCCACGGGGCCGAGCTGAAGATGAGGTTCCACGTATGCTCAAGGAATCTTTGATGGCGGCAGGAGTTGAAGAGTCTCAAATTGAGCTAATCATCTCAGAAGAGGAAGCTGTTGATACAGCTCTTGAGAAATGTCAGCAGGGTGACTTACTTCTGATTTTCGCTGACCACATTTCTCGCACGTGGAAACAAATCGTTCAGCGTGGTGAGGGCCAGGTAGAGAAGCCTGAAGCTGTGCCAGCGGCCACGCCAGGAATGCAGGTTGAAGAGAATTATCCTGAATTTGAACCACCGGCAGGGCAAAAAGTAGTCCGTGATGGACGCGGTGTCTTGTTGGCGGTGGATGAAGAGGCCGATTGA
- a CDS encoding cyanophycinase encodes MPSPSQEAVARGFIVPIGGAEDKVADQVVLRKFLELSGDKDAHIVIIPTASQLEDTGDRYVKIFEELGAGSTDVLRITERDDAKCPDRVERLQKATGVFMTGGNQLRLSTILGGTELATNLRRLNAAGVHIGGTSAGAAFISEHMIAYGAEGSTPEGGMVTLAPGLGLSNAVIVDQHFRQRDRLGRLLSALAFNPFMIGIGLDEDTAAFIGPDNLIRVLGNGAITVVDVSELAHSSMADVREGEPVELIDIRLHVLGHGSRYCLDSRKAEAGSQR; translated from the coding sequence GTGCCATCACCCAGTCAAGAAGCAGTAGCCAGAGGATTTATTGTCCCAATTGGCGGCGCTGAAGATAAAGTTGCAGACCAAGTTGTTCTGCGTAAATTCTTAGAGCTTTCTGGAGACAAAGACGCTCACATTGTCATCATACCAACTGCATCGCAGCTTGAAGACACTGGCGACCGTTATGTGAAAATCTTCGAAGAGCTTGGAGCGGGTTCTACCGATGTCCTTCGCATCACCGAGCGTGACGACGCGAAGTGTCCTGATCGAGTAGAGCGTCTGCAGAAAGCAACTGGCGTTTTCATGACCGGTGGCAACCAGCTGCGCTTGTCTACTATTTTAGGTGGAACGGAATTGGCTACCAATTTACGCCGGCTCAATGCCGCGGGTGTTCACATTGGTGGAACGTCTGCTGGCGCCGCTTTTATCAGTGAGCACATGATTGCTTATGGTGCTGAGGGCTCCACCCCTGAAGGTGGCATGGTTACTTTGGCCCCAGGTCTTGGTTTGTCGAATGCGGTCATTGTTGATCAGCATTTTCGTCAACGCGACCGCTTGGGGCGTTTGCTCTCGGCTTTGGCTTTCAATCCCTTTATGATTGGGATTGGGCTGGATGAAGATACTGCCGCATTTATTGGTCCCGACAATCTTATTAGAGTGTTAGGAAACGGTGCCATAACAGTTGTTGATGTCTCTGAACTTGCCCATTCAAGTATGGCCGATGTTCGAGAAGGTGAGCCCGTAGAATTAATCGATATTCGTCTACATGTACTTGGCCATGGCAGTCGCTATTGCCTAGACAGTCGCAAAGCAGAAGCTGGCTCGCAGCGTTAA
- a CDS encoding beta-aspartyl-peptidase gives MSTLILLKSGEVYNPASLGIQDVLIAGNRIAAIGPNLGQGPTDWPVEVIDCSGKLVIPGLIDLHTHMTGGGGEAGASTKVPAPFLSNFTTAGVTTAVGLLGTDGTTRSISELLAAARGLSELGLNALCYTGSYDVPPPTLTGSVRSDIVNIDRIVALGELAISDHRSSQPTFDQVIQLAAQAHVAGMMTGKAGLVHFHLGDGDRGLDMLRRAASETELPKRTFHPTHVNRNPSLWEEAMDLTKLGFTIDITAFPKAAGERGAGEYLAEYIDRGLPMNQLTLSSDGGGCLPTFDGDGVLVKMGIGSSSTLLESIREARALGAPLEKLLTTCTSNAAELFRFHGRGRIEKGNVADLVICSEALEVESTLAEGRFLVRDSSPTVRGVFESS, from the coding sequence ATGTCTACGTTGATTCTCCTGAAATCTGGTGAAGTCTATAATCCTGCGTCTTTAGGCATACAGGATGTTTTGATTGCAGGAAATCGAATTGCGGCGATTGGTCCGAATCTGGGACAAGGCCCAACTGACTGGCCGGTCGAGGTGATCGACTGCTCCGGAAAGCTAGTCATTCCGGGTTTGATTGATCTCCATACCCACATGACGGGCGGCGGCGGTGAGGCAGGAGCTTCTACCAAAGTACCGGCCCCATTTCTTTCAAACTTCACCACGGCGGGCGTGACCACGGCGGTGGGTTTGCTCGGCACCGACGGAACGACACGATCTATTTCTGAACTGCTTGCAGCGGCACGAGGTCTCTCTGAATTGGGCCTTAACGCATTGTGTTACACCGGAAGTTACGATGTTCCACCTCCAACCCTTACGGGTTCAGTGAGAAGCGACATCGTAAATATCGATCGAATCGTTGCCTTGGGCGAGCTCGCAATCAGTGATCATCGAAGCTCACAACCAACTTTCGACCAGGTGATTCAGCTGGCTGCACAGGCACATGTTGCCGGCATGATGACAGGCAAAGCAGGGCTTGTTCATTTTCACCTAGGCGATGGTGACCGCGGTCTTGATATGCTTCGCCGCGCTGCGTCTGAAACTGAGTTACCCAAAAGAACCTTTCATCCTACCCACGTAAATCGCAATCCCAGCTTATGGGAAGAGGCAATGGATTTAACCAAGCTTGGCTTCACCATTGATATTACAGCCTTTCCGAAAGCGGCGGGTGAGCGAGGCGCCGGGGAGTATCTGGCTGAGTACATCGACCGCGGCCTACCTATGAACCAATTGACCCTCAGTTCAGATGGAGGCGGTTGTTTGCCAACGTTTGATGGTGATGGTGTTTTGGTGAAGATGGGCATCGGTTCAAGTTCAACTTTACTTGAGAGTATCCGCGAAGCCCGTGCATTGGGTGCCCCACTGGAGAAGCTTTTGACCACCTGCACATCCAATGCCGCCGAGCTTTTTCGGTTTCATGGGCGAGGGCGGATAGAGAAGGGTAACGTGGCAGACCTCGTGATTTGCAGCGAGGCATTGGAAGTAGAATCCACGTTGGCCGAAGGTCGATTTTTAGTCCGAGATTCCAGCCCTACTGTTCGGGGCGTTTTCGAGAGTTCATAA